Proteins from one Stenotrophomonas aracearum genomic window:
- a CDS encoding response regulator, whose product MAITLLLVDDEEDLRAVMTEGLSLYGFDVTTASDGSEALVQLRGDTQFAVVVTDVSMPGDVSGLQVAAEATALQPEALVMVVSGLQRSQLPPMPPSVEYVSKPYRLKNLVDLIRKQLT is encoded by the coding sequence ATGGCGATCACCCTGTTGCTTGTGGATGACGAAGAGGACCTGCGTGCGGTGATGACCGAGGGCCTGTCGCTCTACGGCTTCGACGTCACCACCGCCAGCGATGGAAGCGAAGCGCTGGTCCAGCTGCGCGGGGACACGCAGTTTGCGGTGGTGGTCACCGACGTCAGCATGCCGGGCGATGTGTCTGGCCTCCAGGTGGCCGCCGAAGCGACCGCCCTGCAGCCCGAAGCGCTTGTGATGGTGGTGTCCGGCCTGCAACGTTCGCAGCTGCCGCCGATGCCGCCGTCCGTGGAGTACGTTTCCAAACCCTATCGGCTGAAGAACCTCGTCGATCTCATACGCAAGCAGCTGACGTGA
- a CDS encoding two-component system sensor histidine kinase NtrB: MSQPSCPKAALNDESRQFALLVNSVTDYAIYMLDTRGMIRTWNPGGQRIKGYRADEVIGTNFSRFYLPEDAAAGVPQRNLHTAAVEGRCIEEGWRLRQDGSRFLASVVIDPIWDDGELIGFAKVTRDITERHRAQERYQKLQANLLQAQKMEAIGKLTLGLAHDFNNLLTIIVNCLELIGTRVKDGAVAKLIETAMRAAERGALLSRQLLTFGRGQTLSPERVNLADAMRECQELLQRSAGDRVTVVFALQDKLPHVSVDKAQLEAAVLNLVCNSRDAMPNGGTITITASAKKTHDPAADAQAAAPHVCLSVEDDGEGIPLADQARVFEPFFTTKAVGRGSGLGLSQVFGFTTQSGGFPQLSSVPGQGTRVALCFPASEG; the protein is encoded by the coding sequence GTGAGCCAGCCGTCGTGCCCCAAAGCCGCCCTGAATGACGAGTCCCGGCAGTTCGCACTCCTGGTCAACTCCGTCACCGACTACGCCATCTACATGCTGGACACGCGTGGGATGATCCGCACCTGGAATCCGGGTGGCCAGCGGATCAAGGGCTACCGGGCCGACGAGGTGATCGGCACCAACTTTTCCCGCTTCTATCTGCCCGAGGACGCCGCAGCTGGCGTTCCGCAGCGGAACCTGCACACCGCTGCGGTGGAAGGCCGCTGCATCGAGGAAGGCTGGCGGCTGCGCCAGGACGGCTCGCGCTTCCTGGCCAGCGTGGTAATCGACCCGATCTGGGACGACGGCGAGCTGATCGGCTTCGCGAAAGTGACCCGGGATATCACCGAGCGACACAGGGCACAGGAGCGCTACCAGAAACTGCAGGCCAACCTGTTGCAGGCGCAGAAGATGGAGGCCATCGGCAAGCTCACGCTGGGCTTGGCGCATGACTTCAACAACCTGCTGACCATCATCGTCAACTGCCTTGAACTGATTGGCACGCGGGTGAAGGACGGCGCGGTGGCCAAATTGATTGAGACCGCAATGCGCGCCGCCGAGCGTGGCGCCCTGCTCTCGCGCCAGCTGCTGACCTTCGGACGCGGCCAGACGTTGTCGCCGGAGCGGGTGAACCTTGCTGATGCGATGCGCGAGTGCCAGGAGCTGCTGCAGCGCTCAGCGGGCGACCGGGTCACGGTCGTCTTTGCGCTGCAGGACAAGCTGCCGCACGTGTCGGTCGACAAGGCACAGCTGGAGGCCGCAGTGCTCAACCTGGTCTGCAACAGCCGCGACGCGATGCCCAATGGCGGCACCATCACCATTACCGCGAGTGCCAAAAAGACGCATGACCCGGCGGCCGACGCCCAGGCAGCGGCCCCGCATGTCTGCCTGAGCGTGGAAGACGATGGCGAAGGCATTCCGCTGGCCGACCAGGCCCGGGTGTTCGAGCCGTTCTTCACCACCAAGGCGGTGGGGCGCGGCAGCGGGCTGGGGTTGAGCCAGGTGTTCGGGTTCACTACCCAGTCCGGCGGCTTCCCGCAGTTGAGCAGCGTGCCGGGGCAAGGAACCCGCGTCGCGCTTTGCTTCCCGGCCAGTGAGGGCTGA
- a CDS encoding SymE family type I addiction module toxin encodes MAHGLRRSLKTPERISKLDAQCREGGQYNTLAEIRHAGSSLRFSTSRLPHHPVKETSIGGPTCKPHCLKSNPPNRQYYIRQPDTLRVEPFGYPGSREDLGEDPIPCVKVRGMWLSAAGLDIGARLKVHVKRGCVMLTLLEPPKPDVPKVRKMGRLQLARLERERLQAS; translated from the coding sequence ATGGCGCATGGTCTTCGCAGGAGCTTGAAAACTCCAGAGAGGATCAGCAAGTTGGACGCTCAATGTCGGGAGGGTGGTCAATACAACACCCTCGCGGAAATACGCCACGCCGGTTCCTCTCTACGGTTTTCAACCTCCCGACTCCCTCACCATCCGGTGAAGGAGACTTCCATCGGAGGTCCAACATGCAAACCACATTGCCTGAAGTCGAATCCGCCGAACCGCCAATACTACATCCGCCAACCTGACACGCTCCGCGTGGAGCCCTTCGGCTACCCGGGCAGCCGGGAAGACCTCGGCGAAGACCCCATCCCCTGCGTCAAGGTACGCGGCATGTGGCTCTCCGCCGCCGGCCTGGACATAGGCGCGCGCCTGAAGGTCCACGTCAAACGCGGCTGCGTCATGCTCACCCTGCTGGAGCCGCCGAAGCCGGACGTCCCAAAGGTCCGCAAGATGGGCCGCCTGCAGCTCGCACGCCTCGAACGCGAGCGCCTGCAGGCGTCGTGA